From a single Nissabacter sp. SGAir0207 genomic region:
- a CDS encoding sugar porter family MFS transporter produces the protein MNLFVSFAAAMAGLLFGLDIGVISGALPFITDHFTLSSRLQEWVVSTMMLGAALGALANGWLSSRLGRKYSLMIGALLFVLGSAGSALAHSIELLLLSRVLLGFAVGIASYTAPLYLSEMATENIRGKMIAMYQLMVTIGILLAFLSDTAFSASGNWRAMLGVLCVPALVLLVAVFFLPNSPRWLAAKGRHVEAEQVLNMLRDTSEKARQELNEIRESLKLKQNGWGLFRTNANVRRAVFLGMLLQAMQQFTGMNVIMYYAPKIFSLAGFTTTHEQMMATVVVGLTFVLATFIAIGMVDKAGRKPALKIGFSVIAIGTLVLGFCLQQMGSGSGSSGLSYLSVGMTMMCIAGYAMSAAPVVWILCSEIQPLKSRDFGITCSTTTNWVANMIIGATFLTLLNSIGAAATFWLYAALNVLFVVITFVLIPETKNVTLEHIERNLMAGKKLRDIGN, from the coding sequence ATGAACCTGTTTGTGTCATTTGCGGCGGCGATGGCTGGCCTGTTGTTCGGGCTGGATATTGGCGTCATTTCCGGCGCGCTGCCCTTCATTACCGATCACTTCACCCTCAGCAGCCGCCTGCAGGAGTGGGTGGTCAGCACCATGATGCTTGGCGCGGCGCTGGGCGCGCTGGCAAACGGCTGGTTGTCGTCACGGCTGGGGCGCAAATACAGCCTGATGATCGGCGCGCTGCTGTTTGTGCTCGGCTCGGCTGGCTCAGCGCTGGCACACAGCATTGAGTTGCTGCTGCTGTCGCGGGTGCTGCTCGGCTTTGCGGTCGGCATCGCCTCCTACACCGCGCCGCTCTACCTCTCTGAAATGGCCACGGAGAACATCCGCGGCAAGATGATCGCCATGTACCAGCTGATGGTGACAATCGGCATCCTGCTGGCCTTCCTCTCTGACACCGCCTTCAGCGCCAGCGGCAACTGGCGCGCGATGCTCGGTGTGCTTTGCGTTCCGGCGCTGGTGCTGCTGGTGGCGGTGTTCTTCCTGCCCAACAGCCCGCGCTGGCTGGCGGCCAAGGGGCGGCATGTGGAGGCGGAGCAGGTGCTGAACATGCTCCGCGACACCTCCGAGAAGGCGCGTCAGGAGCTGAACGAGATCCGCGAGAGCCTGAAGCTGAAACAGAATGGCTGGGGGCTGTTCAGAACCAACGCCAACGTCCGCCGCGCGGTGTTCCTCGGCATGTTGCTTCAGGCGATGCAGCAGTTTACCGGCATGAACGTCATCATGTACTACGCGCCAAAAATCTTCAGCCTGGCGGGCTTCACCACCACCCACGAGCAGATGATGGCGACCGTGGTGGTGGGCCTGACCTTCGTGCTGGCGACCTTTATCGCCATCGGCATGGTGGACAAGGCGGGCCGAAAACCGGCGCTGAAGATCGGCTTCTCGGTGATCGCCATCGGCACTCTGGTGCTCGGCTTCTGCCTGCAACAGATGGGCAGTGGCAGCGGCTCCAGCGGCCTCTCCTACCTCTCCGTTGGCATGACCATGATGTGCATCGCTGGCTACGCGATGAGCGCCGCGCCAGTGGTATGGATCCTCTGCTCCGAGATCCAGCCGCTGAAGAGCCGCGACTTCGGCATCACCTGTTCCACCACCACCAACTGGGTCGCCAACATGATCATCGGCGCGACCTTCCTGACGCTGCTCAACAGCATCGGCGCAGCGGCTACTTTCTGGCTCTATGCCGCGCTCAACGTGCTGTTCGTGGTGATCACCTTTGTGCTGATCCCAGAGACCAAAAACGTCACCCTGGAGCACATCGAGCGCAACCTGATGGCGGGCAAAAAGCTGCGCGACATCGGCAACTGA